A portion of the Mycobacterium paraseoulense genome contains these proteins:
- a CDS encoding TIGR03619 family F420-dependent LLM class oxidoreductase, translating to MTVRYPEISLYLRTFTDGPQHDWRPTLASARAMDVAGIDRVVVSDHVVFGENLAAYADPSRGGTAGGRQPTGPDGSWLEPIIVLTAIAATTEQIRLGTSILLAALRRPAVLAKQLATLDVLSDGRIDLGVGVGWQKEEYDAAGLSFARRGRLLDHTLEVCKTLWTEKRASYDSPELSFDAIHQMPKPVQPGGVPCWISGTVNDAVARRIARFGSGWIPWGSALSDLPTAIKAMKDRVSAFGGDAGNLQVQGAARAVKDDGGSIDCASSVAAVPALVAAGVTDVRFTVGVPEDGERAVEVLSRLVQAFRDVTR from the coding sequence GTGACAGTGCGTTACCCGGAAATCTCGTTGTACTTGCGAACCTTTACCGATGGTCCGCAACATGATTGGCGCCCGACGCTAGCATCGGCACGGGCCATGGATGTCGCGGGAATCGACCGCGTCGTGGTGTCTGACCACGTGGTGTTCGGTGAGAATCTCGCGGCCTATGCGGATCCATCAAGAGGCGGTACGGCCGGTGGCCGCCAACCCACCGGGCCGGACGGGAGCTGGCTGGAACCCATTATCGTTCTCACGGCGATTGCTGCTACCACCGAGCAGATCCGACTCGGGACGTCGATACTGCTCGCCGCCTTGCGGCGGCCCGCGGTTCTGGCCAAACAGCTGGCGACACTCGACGTGCTTTCCGACGGCCGCATCGACCTCGGGGTCGGGGTGGGTTGGCAAAAAGAGGAATACGACGCCGCTGGGCTGTCTTTCGCTCGCCGTGGGCGCCTGCTAGATCACACACTAGAAGTCTGCAAGACGTTATGGACCGAAAAGCGCGCGTCCTACGACTCGCCTGAATTATCCTTCGACGCTATCCACCAGATGCCTAAGCCGGTGCAACCCGGCGGCGTGCCATGCTGGATCAGCGGAACCGTTAACGACGCGGTCGCCCGTCGAATCGCGCGATTCGGCAGCGGTTGGATCCCTTGGGGCTCAGCATTGTCCGACCTTCCCACCGCGATAAAGGCGATGAAGGACCGAGTATCCGCCTTCGGCGGCGACGCCGGCAATCTGCAAGTCCAGGGTGCCGCACGCGCCGTGAAGGACGACGGCGGATCGATCGACTGCGCCTCATCGGTCGCGGCGGTGCCGGCACTGGTCGCGGCGGGCGTCACCGATGTCCGCTTCACGGTGGGGGTGCCCGAGGACGGCGAGCGAGCAGTTGAGGTTCTATCGCGGCTCGTTCAGGCGTTCCGCGACGTCACGCGTTGA
- a CDS encoding DinB family protein produces MSGTLDAIAQERAIVLDVCSRLPDPMWAKESGCSGWSVQDLLSHMACSYWLAVDPSTLPDPGGLPAERAADLYVESRRSMTPAEVIADYESVSSRGLEVLAAVEDQDVDIPIGDVGTYPAAVVPTTFVFESFVHLRYDLFAPDGPVRSEPPAVDELRLAPTLDWIEAALPQQNTHLLNDLRGGVEIRLDGMCARTLRLGAQGDPAARITSDSQAFVRWVTQRGAWEGLGVRAEGDSSALDIARRFRVF; encoded by the coding sequence ATGAGTGGCACGCTCGACGCCATAGCGCAGGAACGTGCAATCGTGCTTGACGTTTGCTCGCGGCTGCCCGACCCGATGTGGGCGAAGGAGAGCGGATGTTCCGGCTGGTCTGTGCAGGACCTGTTGTCGCACATGGCATGTAGCTATTGGTTGGCGGTCGATCCGTCGACGCTGCCTGATCCCGGCGGCCTGCCCGCCGAACGCGCAGCCGACCTTTACGTCGAGTCCCGCCGCTCCATGACGCCCGCGGAGGTGATTGCCGACTACGAGTCGGTCAGTTCGCGTGGGCTCGAGGTGCTCGCCGCGGTCGAGGATCAAGACGTCGACATACCGATCGGCGATGTCGGGACATATCCGGCCGCGGTGGTGCCCACGACGTTCGTCTTCGAGTCCTTTGTCCACCTGCGGTACGACCTCTTCGCCCCGGACGGGCCGGTTCGGTCCGAGCCGCCGGCGGTCGACGAGCTACGGCTTGCCCCCACGCTGGACTGGATCGAGGCTGCGCTACCGCAACAGAACACCCACCTGCTCAACGACTTGCGCGGCGGTGTCGAAATCCGCCTCGACGGGATGTGCGCCCGCACGCTGCGCCTCGGCGCCCAGGGCGATCCGGCCGCGCGGATCACATCCGATTCACAAGCGTTCGTGCGTTGGGTCACCCAGCGCGGCGCGTGGGAAGGACTCGGCGTTCGGGCCGAGGGGGACTCGTCCGCGCTGGACATCGCCCGCCGGTTCAGGGTGTTCTGA
- a CDS encoding nitroreductase family protein, translating into MRTASAVRRYRDEPVSDEVIEMCLRAASWAPSGGNQQPWKFVVLRSDSLRDVITAAAVKTWEIMTDFYRLSMPDDRADDPKSRVLRTMAEHMSVGGAAPVLVLFCVEPQRGTSELQQGGSIFPAVQNFLLAARAQGLGAAITLWHGSCEDQLRSMVGIPSDWKIATLLTVGWPKGGHHAVRRKSLKEVAAIDRWDRPWSTAQE; encoded by the coding sequence ATGCGCACCGCGTCGGCAGTCCGGCGCTACCGCGACGAACCCGTCTCTGATGAGGTGATCGAGATGTGCTTGCGGGCGGCAAGTTGGGCGCCGTCCGGAGGCAATCAGCAGCCGTGGAAGTTCGTCGTACTGCGATCGGACAGCTTGCGCGACGTCATCACAGCGGCGGCCGTTAAGACGTGGGAAATTATGACCGACTTCTATCGTCTTTCCATGCCCGATGACCGGGCCGACGACCCGAAATCGCGCGTGCTGCGAACGATGGCGGAACACATGAGCGTCGGCGGGGCCGCGCCAGTGCTGGTGCTGTTCTGCGTAGAGCCGCAGCGGGGAACCTCCGAACTCCAGCAAGGGGGGTCCATTTTTCCCGCCGTGCAGAACTTCTTGCTGGCAGCCCGTGCGCAAGGCCTCGGCGCGGCGATTACGCTGTGGCACGGGTCGTGCGAGGATCAACTGCGGTCCATGGTCGGAATTCCGAGCGATTGGAAGATCGCAACCCTACTTACGGTGGGTTGGCCAAAGGGCGGGCACCACGCAGTGCGGCGGAAATCGCTGAAAGAGGTGGCGGCGATCGACCGTTGGGATCGGCCTTGGAGTACGGCACAGGAGTGA
- the fadD4 gene encoding fatty-acid--CoA ligase FadD4 has product MQLRDYARSAKPAVILHPSGTVVSFADLEAGANRLAHFLRRSGLVVGDTIAVLMENNEHIHTAMWAAKRSGLYYTLVNTHLSHSEIAYVVADSGAKAILSSRAMRDACQGLSDQPGNGLPPVALIADDDLRGWQRYPECLAAEPSTPITDESEGQLLQYSAGSTGRPKGIRRPLKPPGSVISSLSTPVFEALEMSCDSVYLSPAPTYHTAPAMWTMAAQAVGATTILMQKFDAEDALECIQRHGVTHAQFVPTMFVRMLRLPQETRTRYDLSTLRRVVHAAAPCPPEIKRQMIDWWGPIVDEYYGSSEGAGISFIRADEWLAHPGSVGKPMLGTPHILDDEGRELGPGQIGEIYYEGGYPFEYLNDEAQTAAARSAEGWVTVGDVGYLDKEGYLYLSDRRNHMIISGGVNIYPQETENTLVSHPLVVDAAVFGVPDPEMGQSVTAVVQLSDPAFASARLAEELIAWLRNRMAHYKCPRNLYFEAHLPRSDAGKLYKRQLIEKYAGAPGG; this is encoded by the coding sequence ATGCAGTTGCGCGATTACGCGAGATCGGCGAAACCTGCTGTGATCCTTCATCCCTCCGGAACCGTCGTAAGCTTTGCGGACCTCGAAGCCGGAGCGAACAGACTCGCACACTTTCTGAGACGATCGGGGTTGGTCGTCGGGGACACCATCGCGGTTCTCATGGAGAACAACGAACACATCCACACCGCGATGTGGGCAGCCAAGCGGAGCGGGCTCTACTACACGCTGGTCAACACGCATCTGAGTCACTCCGAGATCGCTTACGTCGTGGCAGACAGTGGCGCGAAGGCCATCCTCTCCTCCCGGGCGATGCGGGACGCATGCCAGGGTCTCTCCGACCAGCCCGGCAACGGCCTACCACCCGTGGCGCTAATAGCCGACGACGACCTGCGCGGCTGGCAGCGCTACCCGGAGTGCCTGGCCGCCGAACCTTCGACACCTATCACCGATGAGTCCGAGGGTCAGCTTCTGCAGTATTCCGCGGGCAGCACCGGTCGTCCCAAGGGAATCCGCCGACCGCTGAAACCACCAGGCTCGGTCATTTCCAGTTTGTCGACCCCCGTCTTCGAAGCTCTCGAGATGAGCTGCGATTCGGTCTATTTGAGTCCCGCTCCCACCTACCACACCGCGCCGGCCATGTGGACCATGGCGGCGCAAGCCGTCGGCGCTACCACAATTCTCATGCAAAAGTTCGACGCCGAGGATGCCCTAGAGTGCATACAGCGACACGGTGTCACGCATGCGCAATTCGTGCCGACGATGTTCGTCCGGATGCTACGACTGCCCCAAGAGACTAGGACGCGCTACGACCTATCGACGTTGCGGCGGGTCGTCCATGCCGCCGCGCCATGCCCGCCTGAGATCAAGCGCCAGATGATCGACTGGTGGGGCCCGATCGTAGACGAGTACTACGGGTCATCCGAAGGCGCCGGTATCTCATTCATCCGCGCCGACGAGTGGCTTGCCCACCCGGGATCGGTGGGCAAGCCCATGCTGGGCACGCCGCACATCCTCGACGACGAGGGCCGCGAGCTCGGACCCGGGCAGATCGGTGAGATCTATTACGAGGGTGGTTATCCCTTCGAGTACCTCAACGATGAAGCGCAAACTGCCGCGGCGCGTAGCGCGGAGGGCTGGGTCACGGTGGGCGACGTCGGCTATCTCGACAAAGAGGGCTACCTCTACCTCAGCGATCGCCGCAATCACATGATCATCTCCGGCGGGGTCAACATCTACCCTCAGGAGACCGAGAACACTCTTGTCAGCCACCCGCTCGTGGTCGATGCCGCCGTGTTCGGCGTACCCGACCCGGAAATGGGGCAGTCGGTGACCGCCGTGGTGCAACTGTCGGACCCCGCCTTCGCGTCCGCGAGACTCGCCGAGGAGTTAATCGCCTGGCTGCGGAACCGCATGGCCCACTACAAATGTCCCCGCAACCTGTACTTCGAGGCGCATCTGCCGCGCTCTGATGCCGGCAAGCTGTACAAGCGGCAGCTCATCGAGAAGTATGCGGGCGCCCCCGGAGGCTAG
- a CDS encoding NAD(P)H-dependent amine dehydrogenase family protein, which translates to MILWGPGQVGIGALRALIAHPGLELAAVIVHAEGKDGRDAGDLCGMPATGVIATRDVGAALSTDADVVAYFASGDYRYHEAAQDIARCLRQGKDVVCTSLVPMCYPPAADKQTVKLLEEACAEGGASFFNSGVDPGWANDVIALTMTGFSSRVDSITMLEILDYGPINQPDIMFDFMGFGRHPDHPAPLFDTQRLAALWAPTVHLVADGVGLPLDCVETTIETWLATTRYEVASGWIEPGTVGGMRFKLAGMVGGEERVTLEHVTRMGGDAAPDWPRHPSPHGGYRVVVDGMPTYTVDIEMHGRGNNMRGLTYATVMRELNAIPAVMAAPPGLLSTLDLPLVTGPVRGGTWRGVLPAKETP; encoded by the coding sequence GTGATTCTGTGGGGCCCGGGTCAGGTCGGTATCGGCGCGCTGCGTGCCCTTATCGCCCACCCAGGCCTGGAGTTGGCCGCCGTAATCGTCCATGCCGAAGGTAAGGACGGCAGGGATGCCGGCGACCTGTGTGGGATGCCGGCGACCGGCGTAATCGCCACGCGGGATGTCGGCGCAGCATTATCGACGGATGCGGACGTGGTCGCCTATTTCGCCTCAGGAGACTATCGCTACCACGAGGCGGCGCAGGACATTGCGCGCTGCCTGCGCCAGGGCAAGGATGTGGTGTGCACCTCGCTGGTGCCGATGTGCTACCCGCCCGCCGCGGACAAGCAAACCGTCAAACTGCTCGAGGAGGCGTGCGCCGAGGGCGGTGCCAGCTTCTTCAACAGCGGCGTCGACCCCGGATGGGCCAACGACGTGATCGCGCTGACCATGACAGGCTTCAGCAGCCGCGTCGACAGCATCACCATGCTCGAGATATTGGACTATGGGCCCATCAACCAACCCGACATCATGTTCGACTTCATGGGTTTCGGTCGCCACCCCGACCATCCGGCGCCGCTGTTCGACACGCAGCGCCTGGCCGCACTATGGGCACCAACCGTGCATCTCGTTGCCGACGGCGTTGGCCTACCGCTGGATTGCGTCGAGACGACCATCGAGACGTGGTTGGCCACAACCCGATACGAGGTCGCGTCGGGATGGATCGAACCTGGCACCGTGGGAGGCATGCGATTCAAGCTGGCTGGAATGGTGGGCGGCGAGGAGCGTGTGACGCTCGAACACGTCACTCGCATGGGCGGAGATGCCGCGCCGGATTGGCCAAGGCACCCGTCACCGCACGGTGGTTACCGGGTCGTTGTCGACGGCATGCCGACCTACACCGTAGACATCGAGATGCATGGCCGCGGAAATAACATGCGCGGCCTAACCTACGCGACCGTCATGCGTGAGCTGAATGCCATTCCCGCCGTGATGGCCGCGCCGCCTGGCTTGCTGTCGACCCTCGATCTGCCTCTGGTGACCGGCCCGGTGCGCGGCGGAACCTGGCGGGGTGTCCTGCCCGCGAAGGAGACACCGTGA
- a CDS encoding condensation domain-containing protein, with protein MFLGTVDDWTAEGNVVSWYPTADTYARAAEAQYHPAPVSYQQSQHLRYYRRQVGLGRDIPRLCIGAWEIRGICDIDAMTHALNNHVRRHDAYHDRFSFSDRDDILRYVIADPDTITLTPTDHGGMTPLQIRKMILDTPDPLQWDCFSFGIIQGEDRFTIYIAVDHLRADGMSAGVIFLDIQTAYFTELQNAQLALPPAASHREYSAAQRAYTASLDDDSPEIQRWRSFLEANNGALPRFPLELGEASADTPGAIDVFDLIDDDQGRRFEAACRGAGARFSGGVFACAALAEHRLTGAATYFGLTPFDNRRDPAHTTAVGWLASFVPLAIPTAGASFDQVASAAQASFDASTALGAVPYYHLLEMPNGSPGRLEVPDRPVPMLSYIDIRKLPFGDYFDGLRAGIWGDNRLSETVCMWVNRMHDGTQLVVAYPGTDVARRSVRRYVEAMRAEFMRASGAASHHDA; from the coding sequence ATGTTCCTGGGCACGGTGGACGACTGGACGGCCGAGGGTAACGTCGTATCCTGGTACCCCACCGCGGATACTTACGCCCGCGCTGCCGAAGCGCAATATCACCCTGCCCCGGTGAGTTACCAACAGTCGCAGCATCTTCGATATTACCGACGCCAGGTCGGCCTCGGTCGCGACATTCCGCGGTTGTGCATCGGGGCCTGGGAGATCAGGGGCATCTGCGATATCGATGCGATGACGCACGCGCTGAATAACCATGTGCGGCGCCATGATGCCTACCACGACCGGTTTTCCTTCAGTGACCGTGACGATATCCTCCGCTACGTTATCGCCGACCCGGACACGATCACGCTAACGCCAACGGATCACGGCGGCATGACTCCGCTTCAGATCCGCAAGATGATCCTCGATACTCCCGATCCGCTGCAGTGGGACTGCTTCAGCTTCGGAATCATCCAGGGCGAGGACCGGTTCACCATCTACATTGCCGTCGATCATTTGCGCGCCGATGGCATGTCGGCCGGTGTGATCTTCCTGGACATCCAGACGGCGTACTTCACCGAGCTGCAGAACGCGCAACTCGCCCTGCCGCCGGCGGCCAGTCACCGCGAATACAGCGCTGCTCAGCGGGCCTACACGGCGAGCCTGGACGACGATTCGCCCGAAATCCAGCGCTGGCGCAGCTTTCTGGAAGCGAACAACGGTGCGCTGCCGCGGTTTCCGCTCGAACTGGGCGAGGCGTCCGCTGATACTCCCGGAGCCATCGATGTGTTCGATCTGATCGACGACGACCAGGGCCGGCGTTTCGAGGCGGCGTGCCGCGGGGCGGGGGCGCGCTTCAGTGGCGGGGTGTTCGCCTGCGCGGCACTGGCCGAGCATCGGTTGACCGGCGCGGCAACATACTTCGGGCTCACGCCCTTCGACAACCGGCGAGACCCCGCACACACCACCGCGGTGGGTTGGTTGGCCAGTTTCGTCCCGTTGGCGATTCCGACGGCCGGCGCTTCCTTCGACCAGGTGGCCAGCGCCGCCCAGGCGTCGTTCGACGCGAGCACGGCCCTCGGCGCCGTGCCCTATTACCACCTGCTCGAGATGCCGAACGGATCGCCGGGCCGCCTCGAGGTTCCGGACCGGCCGGTCCCGATGCTGTCCTACATCGACATCCGCAAGCTCCCGTTCGGTGATTACTTCGACGGCCTGCGTGCCGGCATCTGGGGCGACAATCGGCTGTCGGAGACAGTGTGCATGTGGGTCAACCGCATGCACGACGGAACGCAGTTGGTGGTCGCCTACCCGGGCACTGACGTCGCCCGCCGGTCCGTGCGGCGCTACGTCGAGGCGATGCGCGCCGAGTTCATGCGGGCGTCCGGCGCCGCGTCGCACCACGATGCGTGA
- a CDS encoding wax ester/triacylglycerol synthase family O-acyltransferase yields the protein MDQARLALLDQAAFLRLRATGQGSTVQCTWVYDRDVDLDQLRIFKDHLGAGLLGRRIERSPLPFGRHRWVLDHRCPDIALERRQPRSEVGAWVERRARVPVDPEHGPAFHLGVLPLVDGGAAVTLVASHCVVDGLGLIAALTEAVKGQSRNHGYPRPNSRSRIRAVAEDLADAVRGLPAAVRALVAALVILLKASSGPPPGARRPGPLPPVGDDRMSLPSVTMQTDAAAWEARARSLNGSSNTLFVAFAARLAHRTGRVLSDGDSVTVVLPVSDRTGNDDRANALTSITLTVNGAAVVDDLSCARADVKKLLTSLRDQPNEMLAGLPLVPFTPRWLVRRAEGIAMSTGLLPVGCSNLGSLDAAVGRVDGGDAAEVCIRLAEQGITRGRVEQAQGQLFCSTGTINGSRFLNVVAYRVGAGNTAAETRELACGALADLQLSATSVYEGRI from the coding sequence TTGGATCAAGCCAGGCTGGCACTGCTGGACCAGGCCGCCTTCTTGCGGCTACGGGCCACCGGTCAAGGCAGTACGGTGCAATGCACGTGGGTGTACGACCGCGACGTCGATCTCGACCAATTGCGGATCTTCAAAGACCATCTCGGGGCCGGTCTGCTCGGCCGACGGATCGAGCGCTCGCCGTTGCCGTTCGGGCGCCATCGGTGGGTGCTCGACCATCGCTGCCCCGACATCGCGCTGGAACGGCGGCAACCGCGGTCGGAGGTCGGCGCGTGGGTCGAAAGGCGCGCACGCGTGCCCGTCGATCCCGAGCACGGTCCGGCGTTTCACCTCGGTGTCCTGCCATTGGTGGACGGCGGTGCGGCAGTCACCTTGGTGGCATCGCATTGCGTTGTCGATGGGCTGGGGTTGATTGCGGCCCTGACCGAGGCGGTCAAGGGACAAAGCCGTAATCATGGCTACCCGCGGCCGAATTCACGGAGCCGGATCCGTGCCGTCGCCGAGGACCTGGCCGATGCCGTTCGCGGCCTGCCGGCGGCCGTCCGCGCGCTGGTGGCGGCTCTGGTGATCCTGCTCAAGGCCTCGTCCGGTCCGCCGCCGGGGGCGCGGCGGCCGGGGCCGCTCCCCCCGGTCGGTGATGACCGGATGTCGCTACCGTCGGTGACGATGCAGACCGACGCCGCCGCGTGGGAGGCGCGTGCGCGCAGTCTCAACGGAAGCAGCAACACCTTATTCGTGGCGTTCGCCGCCCGCCTGGCCCACCGGACGGGCCGGGTGCTTTCCGACGGGGACTCGGTGACGGTCGTCCTTCCGGTCAGCGATCGCACCGGAAACGACGACCGTGCCAACGCACTGACCTCGATCACGCTCACCGTCAACGGAGCGGCGGTGGTCGACGACTTGAGTTGCGCGCGCGCAGATGTCAAGAAGCTGCTGACGTCGCTGCGAGACCAACCCAACGAGATGCTCGCGGGGTTGCCGCTCGTCCCGTTCACGCCGCGATGGCTGGTCCGACGCGCCGAAGGGATTGCGATGTCGACCGGCCTGCTTCCGGTCGGGTGTTCCAACCTGGGGAGCCTCGATGCCGCCGTCGGCCGCGTCGACGGGGGGGACGCCGCCGAGGTCTGTATCCGGCTGGCCGAGCAGGGCATCACTCGCGGCCGTGTCGAGCAGGCTCAGGGCCAATTGTTCTGCAGCACAGGAACGATCAACGGCAGCCGGTTTCTCAACGTCGTGGCGTACCGGGTGGGCGCCGGCAACACCGCGGCAGAAACCCGCGAGCTCGCGTGTGGCGCACTGGCGGACCTGCAGCTGTCCGCCACCAGCGTCTACGAGGGCCGGATATGA
- a CDS encoding PaaI family thioesterase, whose translation MEVTIPGHLFGRLPFYDVVDTPESVVVDLHNRPDLVNYRGALQGGLVATLIDVAGGRLAVKHAGDGSGAGTADMSIHFLAPIVEGPARASATLLRAGKRTIVVGVDVFDVGRDRLAARATLSFAILASRGPAQPATGP comes from the coding sequence ATGGAGGTGACCATCCCCGGTCACCTATTTGGCCGGCTGCCGTTCTACGACGTTGTCGACACACCCGAGTCGGTCGTCGTCGACCTGCATAACCGGCCGGACCTGGTGAACTACCGCGGGGCGCTGCAGGGTGGGTTGGTCGCCACGCTGATCGATGTGGCCGGGGGCCGACTTGCCGTCAAGCACGCCGGGGACGGAAGCGGTGCGGGCACCGCGGACATGTCGATCCATTTCTTGGCACCGATCGTCGAGGGCCCGGCGCGTGCGAGTGCCACACTGCTCCGAGCTGGAAAGCGGACGATCGTGGTCGGCGTCGATGTGTTCGACGTGGGTCGAGACCGGCTCGCGGCAAGGGCAACCCTTAGCTTCGCAATCCTGGCGTCTCGCGGTCCCGCTCAGCCGGCGACCGGCCCGTAA
- a CDS encoding enoyl-CoA hydratase: MTDYEFLKWETFDDGMIVRISLNRPEQRNAQNRGMLVELDEAFARAEADDTVRVVILAGEGPMFSSGHDIGSRQALAEFSPGPGQHPTVTINGGTRDGAERTMLQEWHYFFQNNLRWRNLRKITIAQVHGDVFSAGLMLIWACDLIVGSEEVRFADVVGTRLGMCGMEYFGHPWEFGPRRTKELMLTGDAIGIEEAYRLGMVSKIFKRDELPERTLELARRITKVPTMAALLIKESVNQSVDNMGFYNALQSCFSLHQLNHSHWAQIREDKLPTAGEAQGVPNWRTAPPVVLAVKDQVRSEA, translated from the coding sequence GTGACCGATTACGAATTCTTGAAGTGGGAGACCTTCGACGACGGCATGATCGTTCGGATTTCGCTGAACCGCCCCGAGCAGCGCAACGCCCAAAACCGCGGCATGTTGGTCGAACTCGATGAGGCGTTTGCGCGGGCGGAGGCCGACGACACCGTCCGCGTGGTCATCCTCGCCGGCGAAGGCCCGATGTTCTCATCCGGTCACGATATCGGCTCCCGACAAGCGCTGGCCGAGTTCAGCCCGGGTCCTGGCCAGCACCCCACCGTGACAATCAATGGCGGAACCCGCGACGGTGCGGAGAGAACCATGCTGCAGGAATGGCACTACTTCTTTCAGAACAACCTCCGGTGGCGCAACCTCCGCAAAATCACCATCGCCCAGGTGCACGGCGATGTCTTCTCGGCAGGACTCATGCTGATCTGGGCATGCGACCTCATCGTCGGAAGCGAAGAGGTGCGCTTCGCCGACGTGGTCGGTACACGGCTGGGTATGTGCGGGATGGAATACTTCGGCCATCCCTGGGAGTTCGGGCCGCGACGGACCAAGGAGCTCATGCTGACCGGCGATGCGATCGGGATCGAAGAGGCCTACCGCCTCGGCATGGTTAGCAAAATCTTCAAACGCGACGAGCTGCCCGAGCGCACACTCGAGCTGGCAAGGCGCATCACCAAAGTGCCCACGATGGCGGCCCTGCTGATCAAGGAATCGGTTAACCAGTCTGTCGACAACATGGGCTTCTACAACGCGCTGCAATCGTGTTTCTCGTTGCACCAGCTCAATCACTCTCATTGGGCACAGATCCGCGAGGACAAACTTCCCACTGCCGGCGAGGCTCAAGGGGTGCCGAACTGGCGGACCGCTCCCCCGGTTGTCTTGGCGGTCAAGGACCAGGTCCGGTCCGAGGCGTGA
- a CDS encoding acyl-CoA dehydrogenase family protein, giving the protein MDLSLTSEQRQLAASFAALFTRESTSERIRAAEPSGFDLKLWRALLGIGAVEMAVGEAAGGWGASVLDLALIAEQCGRALASAPVIEAQVAARALAESGETGAGLLSEVLAGERLVTFAPRVACGGRLELVPAGAVADYVVALSEGRLQAVPIGDNRTAVGNLASIPLADIMIRSDSVVLADGAAARELFSHALDLWLVLTAVALAGAAKRAVEIGVDYAKQRHAFGTAIGSFQAVSHPLADSATAADGAQLLGLKAGCAFADEPDRVRELAAMAFVFAYETARDATRRSLHIHGGYGFGMEADIQLYYRRVRGWAMVFGDPATALDRVADARYGPVAG; this is encoded by the coding sequence GTGGACCTGAGCTTAACGAGCGAACAGAGGCAACTGGCGGCTTCGTTCGCCGCGCTGTTCACGCGCGAGTCGACCTCCGAGCGCATCCGAGCGGCTGAGCCGTCGGGCTTCGACCTCAAACTGTGGAGGGCGCTGCTCGGGATTGGCGCGGTTGAGATGGCGGTCGGTGAGGCTGCAGGAGGATGGGGTGCCTCGGTGCTGGACCTCGCGTTAATCGCCGAACAATGCGGCCGCGCACTTGCCTCCGCGCCCGTCATCGAAGCGCAAGTCGCCGCTCGGGCGCTCGCCGAGTCCGGTGAGACCGGCGCCGGGCTGCTGAGCGAGGTTCTTGCGGGTGAACGACTCGTCACGTTCGCGCCTCGCGTGGCATGCGGAGGGCGATTGGAACTGGTCCCTGCGGGAGCGGTGGCGGACTACGTAGTTGCCCTCTCGGAGGGACGGTTACAAGCAGTGCCGATCGGTGACAACCGCACCGCGGTGGGGAACCTCGCGTCAATACCCCTGGCTGACATCATGATTAGGTCTGACTCCGTTGTGCTCGCCGACGGGGCCGCGGCGCGCGAGCTGTTCTCGCATGCGCTCGACCTGTGGCTGGTGCTGACCGCCGTCGCGTTGGCCGGCGCGGCCAAGCGGGCCGTCGAGATCGGCGTTGACTACGCCAAACAACGCCACGCCTTCGGCACAGCAATCGGTTCCTTCCAAGCGGTATCTCACCCGCTGGCCGACAGCGCCACCGCCGCCGACGGGGCTCAGTTGCTCGGACTGAAGGCGGGCTGCGCCTTCGCCGACGAGCCCGACCGCGTACGCGAACTGGCCGCCATGGCTTTCGTCTTCGCCTATGAGACGGCGCGGGATGCGACGCGGCGCAGTCTGCACATCCACGGCGGATACGGATTCGGTATGGAGGCTGACATCCAGCTGTACTACCGCCGGGTCCGCGGCTGGGCAATGGTCTTCGGCGATCCCGCGACCGCGTTGGACCGCGTCGCCGACGCGCGTTACGGGCCGGTCGCCGGCTGA